TTTCAAGTGCATAACCAATCTTTGCTTTGTTGCCTTACTTCGCTGACGTATCCGAAAGTCATTGTGGATTACGCTTTGTGGGGAAGATTTGTGGAAAGCGCGGTCGGAACGCATTTGATAGCGGAAAAATCGCGGCTGAACGGCGGAAAAATCCGATATTGGCGCGAAACGGAGGGGCGGCATACTTACGAAGTCGATTTCGTTTTTGAGTATAATGGAAAAGTGCTCGGGATAGAAGTAAAAAGCGGTAGCGGAAAAATAAAAAATTTCAGTAATTTCGCCAAATTCAAAGAGCATTTTCCCGAAGCAATGACTTTGGTTGTCGGCGCGGACGGGATTCCGTGGCAAGAATTTATTGCGGGGAAAATTGAGCATTTGTTTTGAGTAAAAACTCCGTTTTTTTCACTCCATATCAACACAACAAAGCAAATCTCCTCCAAGCTTCAAGAATTTCGCGTTTAAATACCCTCCTCCTCCGCCGACAATAAACCGCTTGAAATCGAACATATAGGGGAAGAAGTTCACGTGTAAATCTACGGTGTATTTGTATTCTCTTTGTTGCGGAACTACTACGATAAGTCGCTTTTTTGTAATTCTTATCAATTCCTCAAGCGCTTTTTGCGGGTCGCGAATATGCTCCAGAGTGTGGGTGCATAAAACTATGTCGAAATGTTTGTCGGGGTGCTGTAAATTTGTTATGTCGGTTGCCAAGACCTCGATTTTGTCGTCGATTTTTCGTGGAGCAATGTCGCCGCCGCCGCATTTTATGTTTGGGTATTTCTTTGCGATTAGTTTCAGCAAATATCCGTTTCCGCAGGAGGCGTCAAAGCACGTGAAATTGCCTTTTAGAAGTCCGCTTACAAGATTATCTGTAATCCAGTTAAGGGATTTTGTATGCAGGTCGGATTTTCTTGTGTTTACGGGGACATTCATAATTTGTTGATAACAAAGCGAAAGCTCTTCGTCGCTCATAAACGGGAATTTTTCCTTGAAATCAAGCAGAATTTCGGTCTGCTTTCCGTAGGCGGCGTACATTAAAGGGTACATGAAAAATTTGTTATCCCGCAAAATCGGCGGAACTATGTTGTCGAGCGCCCAATTTATTGCAGAAGTTATGTTTTTGCTTGGAAACAGTTTCATCTTTTACCAATCTCTTTCTTCTAAAATTTTGTATAATTCGTCGTTGTTTTTCGCGTTTATGAATTTTTCACGAACTTCGGGCTTCGATAAAACCTTGCTCATTTCGGCTAAAAACTGCAAGTGCGGCGCGCAATCTTTGGTCGGCGATAAAATTACCACCACAATATAAACGGGCTTTTTGTCGATTGCGCCAAATTCAATTCCCTTATGCGAAATGCCTATTGCGGCGCAGATTGTTTCTACCGCGTCCGTTCTTGCGTGAGGGAAAGCAACGCCTTCGCCAAGCCCCGTGGACATTGATTTTTCGCGCTCGATAACCGCGTCGAAAACGTCTTGCCTGCTTGCGAATTTGCCGTTTATTTGCATTATGTCGGTTAATTCGCGTATGGCGGCGTTCTTTTCATTGTTAATCAGCGGGACAGCCATACAATTTTTGCACAAATACTTCATAAAATCAAAATTTGTTTCGTTGTCTTCGTCGTCTTCGCGAATTATTTGGTTTATGCTGTCGGGCTTCATAACCTCGACGATTGAAGACAGCGATTGATTCAACTCGATAATCGTTTCGTATATTATTGTGTTTGCGTAAGAAATGTCTCCTTGGTCGGCAAGGACTTCTATGTGGTGGTTTGTCACTCTGAAGAGAAATAAATTATCCCGCATTTTCATAACATATTCTTTAATATGCTCTTTGTCTGGATACTCTTCTATTGTTT
This Chitinivibrionia bacterium DNA region includes the following protein-coding sequences:
- a CDS encoding class I SAM-dependent methyltransferase; translated protein: MKLFPSKNITSAINWALDNIVPPILRDNKFFMYPLMYAAYGKQTEILLDFKEKFPFMSDEELSLCYQQIMNVPVNTRKSDLHTKSLNWITDNLVSGLLKGNFTCFDASCGNGYLLKLIAKKYPNIKCGGGDIAPRKIDDKIEVLATDITNLQHPDKHFDIVLCTHTLEHIRDPQKALEELIRITKKRLIVVVPQQREYKYTVDLHVNFFPYMFDFKRFIVGGGGGYLNAKFLKLGGDLLCCVDME